DNA from Spartinivicinus poritis:
CAGTAGCACCAGCAGGTACTGGCTTGGTCACTACCGCATTCGAGCCCACCTTGGCATTTTCTCCTACGATAAATGGACCCAGTACTTTTGCACCAGCACCAACCACAACTCCATTTTCTAAGGTGGGATGACGCTTTCCTTTATTCCAGCTGGTACCACCTAGGGTAACGCCTTGATAAAGCGTTACATCATCACCAATTTCAGTGGTTTCACCAATAACCACTCCCATGCCGTGATCAATAAAAAAACGTCGACCAATTTTGGCTCCCGGATGAATTTCAATACCAGTTAGCAAACGAGCAATAGATGAAATAAACCTAGCCAACCACTTAAGCCCTTTACTCCAAAGCTTGTGACTTAAGCGATGAAACAGTAAGGCATGTACTCCCGGATAGCTGGTTAATACCTCAAAGGTGTTACGTGCCGCAGGGTCACGATCAAAAACACTGGCTATATCTTCTCGGAGACGCTCAAACATGGCGAGTTAACCTGTGGATTTAGTATTACTAAGTTGTTTGATTATCCGTTGGGTATCAGACAGTACACCACGTAGCATATTTACTTCTTTACTATCTAACATGGCTCGTTGAAATAAGCGACGAAACCTTGTCATCACCACACCCGGATTAGAGGGATCAAGAAATTCTATTTGAGTCAGCAGTTCCTCAAAGTGAGCTAAAAACCGTTCTACTTCTTTATGCGAGGCCTCAGGAAAAGTATGCTCATGACCAGCCGAGAGCGATGTTTTTTCGGGTTGCTGCTCCAGCTGGTTCATCCGTAGCTCATAGGCAATAACCTGAACTGCCGCACCGAGATTCAGAGAGCTATAGCCTTCACAAGCAGGAATATTAACGTGGTAATTGCACAGGGCCAGCTCATCATTGGTTAAGCCACGATCTTCTCTGCCAAAAACAACAGCCACTTTTTTATTGCTACGACTGGTCTGCCCCGCTAACTCCGCACACTCTCTTGGGTTTATCAGTGGCCAGGGGATCTTACGCTCACGAGCACTGGTACCAATTACTAATTGACAATCAGCTACAGCCTCTTGAAGGGTATCCACAACACAAGCCTGATTTAGCAAATCCTCTGCTCCAGCAGAGCGACTAGTTGCATAAGGATGGGGAAACTGATCAGGCTCAACCAGCCGTAAGTCACTAAGTCCCATGGTTTTCATCGCCCTGGCAACTGCACCAATATTACCAGGATGAGAGGTGTTCACTAACACCACTCTAATATTATCCAACACAAGCCGTACCCAACTGTCTTCAATAAATCAAATTGCGATTTTAACAGAGTTCGGATTCATAAGGTAACTGGCTGTAAGCACATACAGATAAATCGGCTATGTATAAATACCAACACACTAAAGTTAACAGCCATGATTTATTATTTGATATAATTAATTTTTGTTCTTTTACATGCCAAAGTGATTTTCCTATGCAACCAATGCTGAATATAGCCTTGAGGGCTGCTCGTAATGCCAGTGACGTGATAGAGCGTGCTGTTGAGCAGCTAGATGTACTCACTGTTAACAAAAAAGGCGACCGTGATTTTGTTACAGAAGTTGACCAGGCAGCAGAAAAAGTAATTCTGCGTACATTAAAAAAAGCTTACCCCAATCATGGTTTCTACGGAGAAGAAACAGGCCATCATCCTGGTCATGGTGAAGGACAAGACTATCTTTGGATTATCGACCCACTAGATGGCACCACTAACTTTATTCATGGCATCCCTCACTTTGCAGTTTCAATTGCCTGTCAATATAAAGGGCGTATTGAGCACGCCATTGTGTTAGACCCTATCCGTAAAGAAGAATTTGCAGCCAGCCGTGGTCGAGGGGCTCAATTAAATGGCAAACGAATTCGAGTCAGTAAAAGCAAACCGTTAAACGAATCACTACTGGCAACGGGCTTCCCTTTCCGCCCAGACCAAATGGATAAAATTGATGACTACCTTGGCATATTTAAATCACTTGTCGAGCAAACTGCTGGGATACGTCGTGCAGGCTCCGCAGCTCTTGACTTAGCTTATATCGCTGCTGGTCGCTATGATGCCTACTGGGAATTTGGTTTAAATCAGTGGGATATTGCTGCAGGGGTACTGCTTATTCAAGAAGCCGGTGGACTGGTCAGTGACTTTAAAGGAGGTCACGAGTTTATGGATAATGGACAGGTTGTAGCAGGCAATCCAAAGTGTTTTAAATCTGTGTTACAGCAAGTTCAGCCCCACATATCCAAAGGCTTTAAATAACCATATTATTGTTAATACCCAAAAAAAGGTGGCTAATAGCCACCTTTTCATTTTATAGGAAGATCACACATAAAAAATATTAGGGCAGCTCATCAGTGGCTTCTTGTTCCACCTCTGGAGGCATTAAGTCTTCACGACTGATCTTCATCACTAACAATATATTGGCTGCTACATAGATAGAAGAGTAAGTACCAACACCAACACCAATCATTAGCGCTAACGCAAAGTTATGAATTAATTCACCACCATAAATAAACAAAGCTACTAGTACTAACAAGGTGGTCAGTGACGTAACCAAGGTTCGACCTAGCGTTTGAGTAAGCGATGAATTGATCACTTCGATTGGTGTTGCTTTTCTTAATTTTCTAAAGTTTTCACGAATTCGATCAGCCACAACAATAGTGTCGTTTAATGAGTAACCGATAACCGCTAACAGTGCAGCTAGTACGGTCAGATCAAAACTTAAATTAAAAACAGAAAAAACACCAAGCGTAATGATAACGTCATGAGCTAACGCTAGTACGGCACCAAGAGCAAACTTAAACTGAAATCGGGCTGCAATATATAGCATCACCACGCCCAGCGCGAGCAACATACCAAGCCCGCCATCTTCTCTCAGCTCTTCACCCACTTGCGGGCCAACAAACTCAGAGCGTCTCAGTTCAATTTCGCCTTCATAAGATGACTTCAGTATTGCTGCCACATCATTACCTAAAGAAGGTTTATCACCAGCAATCCGCACCAGCACATCTTTGTCAGAGCCAAAGTCTTGAACAACTGCATCAGGGTATCCAGCACCCTGTAACTCTTTACGAATACTTTCTAAGTCAGCGGTTTTATCATAACCAAGCTCTATCAGGGTTCCCCCCGTAAAATCCAATCCAAACTGTAGCTGGTTAGAAAACAGAGAGATAATCGAGCCCAACACGAGCGCTATAGAGAGTGCAGCAGCTATTACCCGCGCCCCCATAAAATTCAACACTTTTTCGTTGTCATTCATCCTTTTGCCTTTAAATCTGCTAAGTTAGGAGCTAAATCCACAGTTTTTTCAACTGACGTCCACCGTGGGTTAGATTGACCAATGCACGTGTCACAACGATGGCAGTAAATATTGAGGTCACAATACCAATGGACAGTGTGACAGCAAACCCTCTTACTGGGCCAGTGCCCACACCATAAAGAATAATGGCGACTAATAAAGTAGTAATATTGGCATCAAGGATAGTTACAAATGCTCGGTCGTAACCTTCATGAATAGCATGCTGAAGGGGTAGCCCTCGTTTCATTTCCTCTTTTATTCTAGAGAAAATAAGCACATTAGCATCTACGGCCATCCCCACGGTCAGCACTATCCCAGCAATACCAGGCAAGGTTAAAGTGGCTGATAAGATAGACATAAAAGCTATCAGCAAGACTAAGTTAAGTCCCAGCGCCACATTAGCAAACAAGCCAAACACCTTGTAATAAACCAACATGAAAAACAGGACCAAGACAAAACCGACTACTACTGATTTAAATCCTAATTCAATGTTTTCTTTGCCCAGGCTTGGGCCGACTGTACGCTCTTCAACAAAGTACATGGGAGCAGCAAAAGCACCTGCTCTTAATAGCAGTGCTAACTCTTTTGACTCACCAACTGAATCTAATCCAGTAATTCTAAACTGAGTACCTAATGCAGACTGAATCGTCGCTAAACTGATAATTTTGCGCTCTTCTTTAAAGCGTGTCTCTTTAACAACAGCTGCTTTACCATCAACAACCTTTTCAACTTCTTTGGTATAAGGACGCTCTTCAATAAAGATCACAGCCATTTGGCGACCAACATTGGTGCGTGTAGCTTTATTCATTAACTGGCCACCACCACCGCTTAAAGTAATATTTACCTGTGGGCGGCCATTTTCATCAAAGCTGGCTCTCGCATCTGCAACCTGGTCACCCGTAACAATCACTTTCTTTTCTAACTTAGCCTGACCGCCTTCTTTACGATCAAGAATTTCATATTGTCCTGCTTTAGCATCAAGCTGTGCTGCCAAGCGAAATTCCAGGTTAGCCGTTTTACCAATAATCTTTTTAGCTTCGGCCGTATCTTGAACACCTGGCAACTCCACCACTATACGATTACGCCCCTGTCGCTGGACCAGTGGCTCAGAAACCCCTAACTCATTGACCCGATTTCTAAGTGAAGTCAGGTTCTGCTTAATGGCATAATCCTCAATGTCTTTGATTTTTAACTCAGAAAATTGATAGCTAAGCCAGTAGATAACACCATCTTCGCCTGCAGTAATATTCAAGTCAGTGTATTTGCCTTGAACTACCCGCATGGCTTTATCACGCTTAGTTTCATTTTTGAAATTTAACACCCAGCGGGTATTGGTAGAGCTACTAGCGACTTTGTAACGCAGGTCTTGCTTACTCAACTCAGAGCGAATTTCGTTATGAATCCCTTTTAAACGAGTTGCAATCGCTTTATCCATATCCACTTCCAGTAAGAAGTGAACCCCGCCACTTAAATCCAAACCCAACTTCATTGGCCCGGCCCCC
Protein-coding regions in this window:
- the secF gene encoding protein translocase subunit SecF, translating into MNDNEKVLNFMGARVIAAALSIALVLGSIISLFSNQLQFGLDFTGGTLIELGYDKTADLESIRKELQGAGYPDAVVQDFGSDKDVLVRIAGDKPSLGNDVAAILKSSYEGEIELRRSEFVGPQVGEELREDGGLGMLLALGVVMLYIAARFQFKFALGAVLALAHDVIITLGVFSVFNLSFDLTVLAALLAVIGYSLNDTIVVADRIRENFRKLRKATPIEVINSSLTQTLGRTLVTSLTTLLVLVALFIYGGELIHNFALALMIGVGVGTYSSIYVAANILLVMKISREDLMPPEVEQEATDELP
- the cysE gene encoding serine O-acetyltransferase; this encodes MFERLREDIASVFDRDPAARNTFEVLTSYPGVHALLFHRLSHKLWSKGLKWLARFISSIARLLTGIEIHPGAKIGRRFFIDHGMGVVIGETTEIGDDVTLYQGVTLGGTSWNKGKRHPTLENGVVVGAGAKVLGPFIVGENAKVGSNAVVTKPVPAGATVVGIPGRIIQKSSTNGVDPRHQAMAEKIGFDAYGVTQNMPDPVAKAVTSLLGHLHAVDTKIDVMCKGLKDLGINYCDKALPELNDEDFASVKENGAVSSVASDLEEKSSEPAVGVHQSHPPQEVNEPDREKDNIT
- the secD gene encoding protein translocase subunit SecD — translated: MLNKYPIWKYFLVIFIVSIGVIYALPNLYQDDPAIQISHHQSATSVSESTLQQAQKRLERQGIGIKAFEVTNKGAGLLRLNSFEDQLKAKSIVKDWLGDDYIVALNLAATTPDWLRSMGAGPMKLGLDLSGGVHFLLEVDMDKAIATRLKGIHNEIRSELSKQDLRYKVASSSTNTRWVLNFKNETKRDKAMRVVQGKYTDLNITAGEDGVIYWLSYQFSELKIKDIEDYAIKQNLTSLRNRVNELGVSEPLVQRQGRNRIVVELPGVQDTAEAKKIIGKTANLEFRLAAQLDAKAGQYEILDRKEGGQAKLEKKVIVTGDQVADARASFDENGRPQVNITLSGGGGQLMNKATRTNVGRQMAVIFIEERPYTKEVEKVVDGKAAVVKETRFKEERKIISLATIQSALGTQFRITGLDSVGESKELALLLRAGAFAAPMYFVEERTVGPSLGKENIELGFKSVVVGFVLVLFFMLVYYKVFGLFANVALGLNLVLLIAFMSILSATLTLPGIAGIVLTVGMAVDANVLIFSRIKEEMKRGLPLQHAIHEGYDRAFVTILDANITTLLVAIILYGVGTGPVRGFAVTLSIGIVTSIFTAIVVTRALVNLTHGGRQLKKLWI
- a CDS encoding inositol monophosphatase family protein, translated to MQPMLNIALRAARNASDVIERAVEQLDVLTVNKKGDRDFVTEVDQAAEKVILRTLKKAYPNHGFYGEETGHHPGHGEGQDYLWIIDPLDGTTNFIHGIPHFAVSIACQYKGRIEHAIVLDPIRKEEFAASRGRGAQLNGKRIRVSKSKPLNESLLATGFPFRPDQMDKIDDYLGIFKSLVEQTAGIRRAGSAALDLAYIAAGRYDAYWEFGLNQWDIAAGVLLIQEAGGLVSDFKGGHEFMDNGQVVAGNPKCFKSVLQQVQPHISKGFK
- the trmJ gene encoding tRNA (cytosine(32)/uridine(32)-2'-O)-methyltransferase TrmJ, encoding MLDNIRVVLVNTSHPGNIGAVARAMKTMGLSDLRLVEPDQFPHPYATSRSAGAEDLLNQACVVDTLQEAVADCQLVIGTSARERKIPWPLINPRECAELAGQTSRSNKKVAVVFGREDRGLTNDELALCNYHVNIPACEGYSSLNLGAAVQVIAYELRMNQLEQQPEKTSLSAGHEHTFPEASHKEVERFLAHFEELLTQIEFLDPSNPGVVMTRFRRLFQRAMLDSKEVNMLRGVLSDTQRIIKQLSNTKSTG